A segment of the Ischnura elegans chromosome 13 unlocalized genomic scaffold, ioIscEleg1.1 SUPER_13_unloc_1, whole genome shotgun sequence genome:
GtccttttctttcgttttctatCTCAGTTATTTCCACATGCTCCAGCCAGCTTTACTTCCTTGTTTTGGTTGTATTCATCAGTCATCTGTTTTACCCCTGCAGTATCGCTTAATATATCTCTCGTCTTCCCAACTGAAATATAAGTATCTGCTCCACTTCTACAAAACCCACAAAtgccttcttaattttttatctattaggGCTAAACAATACTCAGGTGATTTGTAACCATCccggctatttttttaaatttatagaataCTTAGTCATCTTTTCCTACGTTTTAATcgctcgattttttacattccctCATACCATTATTTCCTGGTCTTATACGTTTCTCTTCAAAATTCAATGTTTAGTTTATTATATGTCtttttacctctctctctctcttttattttgttacattttctTCTTCATCGCATTTTAGCTATCATGTCTAGTTAAATCCGTGGTTGCTTCTCTCGTCTTCCACTCCGATACCCAGCGTctccctttgttttttttccagtgCCCGTTCACATTGATGCGGTAAATACATCTTTCATTTCCTGTCTCCATTTATTTACAACTTCTACTTACTGTTAGTCAAACCTTTAGCTTAAAAGCTCATCTTCACCATAGTATGGCTCTTAATTCTCCTTAATCTTCAAATAATAACACATAATCACTAAATCTATCATCGTTCGGAAGCCGCCGAAAACTAATTCTGCTCACTTATTTCAAtgactcatcccaaaatggccaCATCCCTATCTTTTGTTCTTTGATAAACTTTCTATTTATCGAACATTTCCTCCACTTCTTCTCCTCTACTGACACTACCTGGCGTGTTCATGCATCTGGATGGCAAGTAGATTTTTAGTAAGTAAGTCTATTGAAATGTCTATCACTCCATCTATTTCCTAAAATACTTTATCAAATACAAAACTtcgttttttatcatgattcgcaCTCACTGTCTTACTCTTTTATTCACATTACAGTATTTaagtaatacttttttttactaattttggaAGTTGAGATACAATTAGAAAGAGTGAAGTGAGGAAATACAGTTGAGAAGAggaacttttcaaaaatattttcttacatactATAGGATAAAACATCTTAAATTGAGAAGCAGAAATCCAAATAATTAGACATATTACGACGTAAATAGctgcgtgaaatattttattaaattacattttggaGAAATTATATCTTCGCTCTCTTTTCCACTATTGCCTTGCTGATATGAGCAGCTTCTCTTATATCTTCAATGCAAAGCCTTTTGCCGTACCTAGGTAGGACTATTTCCGGCAACAAGCATTCCATGAAGAATCTATAACAGAAAATTAGAGGTAATTGTTCCACGTTTCAATTCTATTGGATATtcagtaaaagtttaaaaaaatcactttgtgAGCTTTGGCTCCACTTCCTTCATCCACCATTCATTGTTGGGCGGAATTATTTCTAATTCGTGGCTCCAACCTTTcgtatacacaaaaaataaacatctgGCCCTTTTAGTCATCCTTAGTTGACTTTGcacctgataaaaataattgggCGTCTCTTTAAGGATATATTTTCCATCTTTTAGCTGCACATAGGGAAGctgtaatgataatgataaataattaggGCGAATCTGTTCACTGCATATATGACATGGTTGTATTCAAAACGCTGTGTCGTGTTATGATATTTTCTCGATAAATTTGGCAGTATCAACAGCAGAAAATCGAAAAATTAAGGGGCCTTCGAAATAAGTTTTAGGTAAGCAAGTAgactagtattaaataaaaaaatatgagttaaattacaaatctataaatggaaattagttaaatgcataaatgagttaaattaataaatgaaaaaacgaccaaattttatatatttagctGCATATGCTactatttataacctttttttgcattaaaagctTCTTCAAATGTTGGAAAGGAGGCAGCGGTGACACCAGGACACTTCACTTCTAAGACAGTATCGCTTCCAATCAGACCGTCTAATagggaaaattaaattgatagaatGAGTTTACATTaggtaaattttaatataagaggTTTATCTGAATGATTTACAGACAGCATTGATATTACCTGGACTAGCCGAAAGATATGGAAACTCCTCATCAACATATAAGCCGCTGGGTTCAACCTTGTATCCCATGCTTCGCAAGTGGTCTTTCGCTATCTCCTCCATGTTTTTTCCATTCACCATGTCCGGAGTGCATACGGATCCGTATAAAATGGAATGCACAAGCCTTTTACAGGAGGTGTATGGTCGCATATGGCAAACCTCCCCGTGATTGGAAGCGGACAATCTTTTCCGACGCTCTGTCATCCAAATACTTCTGTATACTTGAAGCGTTGTAGACTTCTGCAGTTGAAATCTATCTTCTGCGGTCATTCtgcttaatttttcaatgaaatcggCTTTCATGCGTTCCAATAATTCTAGTGACTCTGGTGCATCATCATCCACCATCCCGTAATCTTTATCAGGCCCAGCTCTTTTTGCTcctgttttcaatttctttttactttgCAGCCCCTGCGCTCTTCGTTCCCTCATTCTCTTGGTCTGCCTCATATTGTTATCTTCAAATGTTTTGGTGTATTTTCCTGAGATAAAAACGTCTTGACACTTATTTCACAAAGAATCCCCAGTcaacattccaaaaaaattaaatctgctTTTCTATGCCTTCATTCCTctctattcataaattattttgatggttATGATAATTACTTACCAGGACTGTAACCACCCGTTGTTGCCTTGTGAAtctttccttgaaaatggcaagAGGAATTCAGGGATACGACTGCAGAATGACACCGGGTTCCAAATGATTTACTTTTAGCATAGTAAATGCGTTTTCCGTTCAGATATTTCGCAGCTACGCTGTTCAAGGTTTCGCACATACTATTAGTAGCGCGAAAAATCAAACTTCTTGAATTATTTGCCATCTTCTCAACTAATTTCTGTATTGGAGTCCACATATTAGCAGCTATGAAGTCTGGCACTAAGTTAACCTCATCCTCTTTCCCGTCTGGCCCTTTACAAAAGAAATCGGCGCATCGATCATGCTGCCCGAACACATGGCTAGGACAATTGATGATGTCGTTACGAAGTGCCATTATTCGGTTTTGCATGGTGATacctgttaaaataaattaaggttAATCACACGTATTTTCTCGTCTCATATGCCATGAATAACCtctaattttaatacctttctGATTTTTCCAGTGTATACTAGCACAGGAAATAGCTGGGCGAATCTTCATGACGTTTGCATCCAGTTTATGACGAAGGTGGGCTGGGTATTGCGTGTCATCCTTAATTTTGCGCATATTGTTGCAGAAGTTTCGTAGAAGGTGGCTTATGCATTCAGTTTTTTTCACGGGCGTTGTAATTCCGTATGGGCTGGTCTCTAGCAAGCGTCTGTGGACACTACTGTCTCCGTCACCTATTATAAACAAGATAAGTGTTTAACTGTTTGGAATATTCTCTCGTTCCCTTTGAGCAATTGAATTCAAATACAGGGAGCGAACCTACTAATTGGTGGAATATAAGATTATGCATCGATTCACTCTTTGCGAAACCTTCTGCAATTATGTCAGCTTCCATGCTGGTCGAGCTTCCATCCCAATTTTTAGCACATTTAACCTTGTGAGCTGGGTCTATAGGTTCGCTTCGTGTCTCCCTCAAAGCGCAATAACTGCAGTACTTATTCCTTACTGCCAGAAATAACACTTTTTTTGTTCGTGCACCAACTATGGCTGCCTAAAATGAAACATTCATCTTAAAATGATACTAATACCATTACTCTTTtctactgattaatttttttccagcaggGAATTTTTGCCTGCGCGTTATATATAAAATGTAAGTGCACTAATTTATAAGCAACATGAAAATCATCTGGCTATGTAGCCAAcctcggaaatatttttcatagtgaTTAAAAATTGCACGAGGCGTAACtacttataatttattaaaaataggttaACCTATTTGAGAACCcatacttattaaataatttataggtaCCTAATATTGACTCCTTACCTGCCCCGATAGTGAGTCATACTTCGTTTTATAACTTCGCTTGCCCCACATACCATCAGCGATGACCGTGATTACAGGTCTACCATCTTTGTCAAATGACCCCTCCTCTAAGGCAATTCTTCTTTCCTCCTGCCCTGCTGTGGCCATCTCCTGCGATGCAACACTATATATTATTTCTCCCAGCTTATCTTcatattttgcatatgttttggCGGTCATGCAATGCATGTTGAGTGCTGCACAAAGGGGGCTTAGATTTGAGTAGCCGCCGCCACCAGCAATTGTCCCTGTTACTGCAGCATCGTTCACGTCCATCACAGTGCCAGAATCATCCTGACTGTGGATCACTGTCTCCTTCCCGCACATTTTACACTTAAACTTCCAGTGACAGAGGAGACCAGTCATCCATTCGCCTACGTATTCACAGTCCATAAATGAGCATCCTAACTGGTGTTTATATGAAAATATCTGGGAAAACATATAGAAATGCTGGACTATACTACGGCTCCTGTCATGAAGAGGATTCAGCCCTGATTCTTCACTCTCAATGATTGACGCTTGAGACCTGcagaaacattttaaacaaaaaatgttaacgcCTCCTTCACGCAGGTATCCAACAACTATTCATGGTACTAGTATAATCACCTTTGGTGCGATTCAAACGGTTTGATAGGAGATACGTCCATCGGCATGCCCATATCATATTCGTCGACGTTGGATTGTCTCCCTAGACGAGGAGTGGAAGCTTCTCCCATTTCAAACGTCTTGCGGCGTGGGGTGCAGTTTGCCTTCGCAAGAAAGATGGTATCTTCTGCTTGAATTAACCCCTTGCCTCCTGTTTCTATTCGTCCCTCATCCTTGGATACGCTTAAAAATGTAACGATattcaataaataagaaaatgtgcCCTAACATGGCAATGACTAGTAGTATTCCTTTCACAGGAGATATAAATGCCGCATCCGGCCACCGCTATATATATTCTCAACCTACCTTGTGGATATTTCAATACAATCCGAAGCAGAAGCATCACTGTCCTTTGCCAGAACAGGACAGTTTCTTGGAATATTTCTGTCTTGTTGTACTTTACGATGATTAGCATGCCACAAGCTAGAATCaataaataacatttgaaatggTGTCAGTCTCACTctgaatacataaaaatagtcttcctttattctttgcattttaaattgttcTTTCATCCTCCTTTCGGAACACAGAATTTCTTCAATGTTCTTATTGCTTTTCTATCATTAAGATCATTTGGCCAGCAAAAAGTCAGTCTGTCAGTGAAGACCTTAGATATTTGTTAGATGAAGTGGGGTGAAAAACCGGAGGGACCCCTTCGCGGAACAAATATAGCGGTTTTTGTTtacaccagatgattgggtgggcatagttaattttacattgatttaTTGATAATACGAAAATTTATCATCGATAAATTTTTGTTACATGCATTGAATTGATGTGGAAAGCAACTTTGCATGCTGTAAAAACGGGCTACTTGAGCCCTGCGGGCTAACTTGAgcccaaaactgaaaaatgaagtttggttCTTTGCGTGCTCTCAACATCAGTATAGCACCGCAATTCAGTGATTTGCTGGTATGTTTAGGCAGAAGGTAGACAATACATCGAGTCTAGGAGGTTAGGGAAGTCACCACCGAGAGCAGTACTGGTTATATAACTTACACtcgtgtttttaattatttcactctgcaAACTTTCGTCTGTATAGACATTAGGAATAACTAAAACTGGAGATAAGTGCGTATATTTCATACCAGGTGTATTGCTAAAGCAAATCGAGACCTTTTTATATCCTGAATAGCTATTAACTGTACAGTATGTTGTTAAGTACAACTAGTACACATGTTCGAAAAATTCGGGCTACTTGAGCCCAGCCTGCTAACCCACTGCTACTTTTCTTGCTCTTGAGTGTATACAGAGTTTGGGCTCAAGTTCCCCACAACAATTTAGTCACTCTTTTAATGTTTAAGAACTGTGCCACCAATTACCAGCTTCTTTAAGAAacaggaagggaagaaggtggtAACAGGATAAAATCTTACTTCACACCTCagtatcaattttattcatttttgtgatgCATACTTCGTTTGTCTCCCCCTTAAGTCATCCTACCTCACTCAACTACTGGATGTAGTGTATTTTTCGCCACTCAAAATGAAGTGGAAGGGCGTTCTTGACCGATGGAAAGAATAAGGTGCTGGTAAAAGGATCGGTGCTTCCAAAGAATCAGTTCCCGACGCTGTTTCCCTTTGTTTTAGATCAAATTGGTGCAAATATATAAAGCAACCCATAGGCAGGCCTAAAGAAAGCTGGAGTAGTGCCTATAGACGAAATTCAGATTACGAGCCATTTgtcaaatcaataaaaatctagagAAAATGCAGAATTTTCTATGACTgagaatgcatttcttcaatgaCTGAAAGAGAAGAGAGGTGAGTTTGTTCCACCTCACCCTACTTAGAAGAAAAGAACTCCAAGTGTCACCTGGATAAAGTGTAAGAGTGCCCGACTTCTTCTCTTCCAATGCCTCTGTGGAAATCAGCACCCGTCAGGAAAAAGGTGCGAAAGTGAAGGCGCCATGAAAAAACCTAGACCAAAATCCGACAAAGGAACAAAAAGATTGAAAGACCCTTCATCAGAAGATGACGCATTCAGTTTTAGATCTGATGGCGACAGCGAAATCATCCTCTAAAATAGTATGAGGAGAATATAGGACACGTGCCtatgtaattcttcgttaaaactttcgcgggtactcgtcatgttgaataaaagcttttgggctaatcgccgcgtcaattcttaggtggccccaacgtttcccgaatgatgctggtcgctttctcgagggattatgaagagatggtaatttaaattcatatatatagtTATCCGcctcaggtggtggggggaggggagcgagaGGTTGGAGGACTGGGTACTTGATTCTTTTTGCTGATTACCTCGCCTCCTCTCCTCAATACAAGTTTTTATTGACGACGGTAATCAATATCAGGGT
Coding sequences within it:
- the LOC124172467 gene encoding uncharacterized protein LOC124172467, translated to MLFIDSSLWHANHRKVQQDRNIPRNCPVLAKDSDASASDCIEISTSVSKDEGRIETGGKGLIQAEDTIFLAKANCTPRRKTFEMGEASTPRLGRQSNVDEYDMGMPMDVSPIKPFESHQRSQASIIESEESGLNPLHDRSRSIVQHFYMFSQIFSYKHQLGCSFMDCEYVGEWMTGLLCHWKFKCKMCGKETVIHSQDDSGTVMDVNDAAVTGTIAGGGGYSNLSPLCAALNMHCMTAKTYAKYEDKLGEIIYSVASQEMATAGQEERRIALEEGSFDKDGRPVITVIADGMWGKRSYKTKYDSLSGQAAIVGARTKKVLFLAVRNKYCSYCALRETRSEPIDPAHKVKCAKNWDGSSTSMEADIIAEGFAKSESMHNLIFHQLVGSLPVFEFNCSKGTREYSKQLNTYLVYNR